From a region of the Triticum aestivum cultivar Chinese Spring chromosome 7D, IWGSC CS RefSeq v2.1, whole genome shotgun sequence genome:
- the LOC123164457 gene encoding uncharacterized protein (The sequence of the model RefSeq protein was modified relative to this genomic sequence to represent the inferred CDS: added 24 bases not found in genome assembly) translates to MAHRENRRCVRGDQRSVAAHVHQVCFTRPNPNHGETLSLQEEDVENIVFLRDSKLVEDKELGSFTPPAWNEHQPRAVQRHNKGLCTNYNTWILHRRRFLGLCSSICFICKRIACDVLEKYYTLIIKGRSLSPDGQAVLLKIEDIRKEVDLLLEKIRVLEGRPFMIPDVLETDMKLKGVGSSKKK, encoded by the exons ATGGCGCACCGCGAGAAC AGGAGTGTGGCAGCACATGTTCACCAGGTATGCTTCACGCGTCCCAACCCCAATCATGGGGAGACACTGTCACTTCAAGAGGAAGATGTGGAGAACATTGTGTTTTTACGTGATTCCAAGCTTGTTGAGGACAAG GAGCTGGGATCCTTTACGCCACCTGCATGGAATGAGCACCAGCCAAGGGCAGTGCAACGCCACAACAAGGGACTATGCACTAATTATAACACTTGGATCCTCCACCGTCGAAGGTTCCTTGGTCTTTGTAGTTCCATATGTTTTATATGTAAACGTATTGCGTGTGATGTTCTGGAGAA GTACTATACGCTGATCATCAAGGGCCGCTCGTTATCTCCTGATGGTCAGGCGGTTCTGCTAAAGATCGAGGACATCAGAAAGGAAGTTGACCTTCTGCTTGAAAAGATCAGGGTGCTTGAGGGCCGACCCTTTATGATTCCTGATGTCCTTGAAACGGACATGAAACTCAAGGGTGTCGGGTCCAGCAAGAAGAAGTAA